In the Hyalangium gracile genome, one interval contains:
- a CDS encoding long-chain fatty acid--CoA ligase: MEKVWLKHYPEGVPSEIDPRQYRSLVHLLEEAFQKYSSRRAFVCMDKALTYGELDQLSRQLGAWLQSRGMAPQSRVALMMPNVLQYPVALAAVLRAGYVVVNVNPLYTPRELEHQLKDSGAEAIIILENFASTLQKVLDKTPVRHVVVASMGDLLGGLKGTIVNFVVRSVKKLVPEWSLPGSIPFKKALSEGKGMTLKPVELKADDVAFLQYTGGTTGVSKGATLLHRNVVANVLQSEAWMQPALRKGPAIEQVIHVTALPLYHIFALTVCCLLVMRSGGMALLIPNARDIGGLIKDLRKWKFHMFPAVNTLYNALLNHPEFDTVDFSSLRVANGGGMAVQEAVARRWLERTKCPIVEGYGLSETSPSVSCNPTDTDKFTGTIGLPLPSTEIELRDDEGKPVPLGQPGEICIRGPQVMAGYWKQPEETARVMYPDGFLKTGDVGVMDERGHTKIVDRKKDMILVSGFNVFPNEVEGVVIACPGVLEVAAIGVPDEHSGEVVKLFIVKRDPSLTEEAVREFCKERLTGYKRPKYIEFRTELPKTNVGKILRRELREKKTA; this comes from the coding sequence ATGGAGAAGGTGTGGCTGAAGCATTACCCCGAGGGTGTGCCGAGCGAGATCGATCCCCGTCAATACCGGTCCCTGGTGCACCTGCTGGAGGAAGCGTTCCAGAAGTACTCCTCACGCCGTGCCTTCGTCTGCATGGACAAGGCGCTGACCTATGGCGAGCTGGACCAGCTGTCGCGCCAGCTCGGGGCCTGGCTGCAGTCTCGCGGGATGGCGCCGCAGTCCCGGGTCGCCCTCATGATGCCCAACGTCCTGCAGTACCCCGTGGCGCTGGCCGCGGTGCTGCGCGCGGGCTACGTCGTGGTCAACGTCAACCCGCTGTACACCCCGCGCGAGCTCGAGCACCAGCTCAAGGACAGCGGCGCCGAGGCCATCATCATCCTCGAGAACTTCGCCTCCACCCTGCAGAAGGTGTTGGACAAGACGCCGGTCCGCCACGTGGTGGTGGCCAGCATGGGAGATCTGCTGGGAGGCCTGAAGGGCACGATCGTCAACTTCGTCGTGCGCAGCGTGAAGAAGCTGGTCCCCGAGTGGTCGCTGCCCGGCAGCATCCCCTTCAAGAAGGCCCTGTCGGAGGGCAAGGGAATGACCCTCAAGCCGGTGGAGCTGAAGGCCGACGACGTCGCCTTCCTCCAGTACACCGGCGGCACCACGGGCGTGTCCAAGGGAGCCACGCTGCTGCACCGCAACGTGGTGGCCAACGTGCTCCAGTCCGAGGCGTGGATGCAGCCCGCGCTGCGCAAGGGGCCCGCCATCGAGCAGGTCATCCACGTCACCGCGCTGCCGCTGTACCACATCTTCGCGCTCACGGTGTGCTGCCTGCTGGTCATGCGCAGCGGCGGCATGGCCCTGCTGATCCCCAATGCGCGAGACATCGGCGGCCTCATCAAGGATCTGCGCAAGTGGAAGTTCCACATGTTCCCGGCCGTCAACACGCTCTACAACGCGCTGCTCAACCACCCGGAGTTCGACACGGTGGACTTCTCCAGCCTGCGCGTGGCCAACGGCGGCGGCATGGCCGTGCAGGAGGCGGTCGCCCGTAGGTGGCTGGAGCGCACGAAGTGCCCCATCGTCGAGGGCTACGGCCTCTCCGAGACTTCGCCGAGCGTGTCCTGCAACCCGACCGACACCGACAAGTTCACCGGCACCATCGGCCTGCCGCTGCCGTCCACCGAGATCGAGCTGCGCGACGATGAGGGCAAGCCCGTGCCGCTCGGCCAGCCCGGGGAGATCTGCATCCGCGGCCCGCAGGTGATGGCCGGCTACTGGAAGCAGCCGGAGGAGACCGCCCGGGTGATGTACCCGGACGGCTTCCTGAAGACGGGCGACGTCGGCGTGATGGACGAGCGCGGCCACACGAAGATCGTCGACCGCAAGAAGGACATGATCCTGGTCTCCGGCTTCAACGTCTTCCCGAACGAGGTGGAGGGCGTGGTCATCGCGTGCCCGGGCGTGCTGGAGGTGGCCGCCATCGGCGTGCCGGACGAGCACTCTGGCGAGGTGGTCAAGCTGTTCATCGTCAAGCGCGACCCGTCCCTCACCGAGGAGGCCGTGCGCGAGTTCTGCAAGGAGCGGCTGACCGGCTACAAGCGCCCCAAGTACATCGAGTTCCGCACCGAGCTGCCGAAGACCAACGTGGGGAAGATCCTGCGCCGCGAGCTGCGCGAGAAGAAGACGGCGTGA